The window AGAATTAAGATTATCTTTTCTTTTTTCCTTGATGAAAAAAGAAACAAAAAAATCAAGACTTGGAACTCTTCGCTAAAAATTAAAATTGAATCCTAAAATCCCCAAAACTCGTGCGGATTTTAAGTTGTTTATTAAGATAAGTATTGCCCCACTCAAACAGTGGGAATTTTTTAACGGATTAATTTTTAATTTTCTTAACGCTACGATTTCCTAGGTCGTTTTAATTACTCAAAAAATAAAACCTTGTCGGTGTGACAAGGTTTTTATTTTATTTAGAATTGCATTTCAGGAATTTCGCCTTCAATGATCAAATCTGCTTCGGTGGATTTTATAATGTGTTCTACTGAAACTCCGGGAGCTCTTTCAACCAATTTGAAACCATTTGGTGTAACATCCAAAACGGCTAATTCTGTTACTACTTTTTTCACACAATTAATTCCGGTTAGAGGAAGTGAGCATTTTTTTAGAATTTTACTTTCTCCAGCTTTATTAACGTGCATCATCGCAACAATGATATTTTCAGCAGAAGCGACCAAATCCATTGCACCTCCCATTCCTTTTACCATTTTTCCCGGAATTTTCCAATTGGCGATGTCTCCGTTTTCTGAAACTTCCATTGCTCCAAGAATCGTTAAATCTACTTTTTGGCTTCTGATCATCCCAAAACTGAATGCAGAATCGAAAAATGACCCTCCATCAAGAATGGTAATCGTCTGTTTTCCGGCGTTAATAATGTCAGCATCTTCTTGTCCTTCAAAAGGAAATGGTCCCATTCCCAAAACTCCGTTTTCGCTTTGAAACTCTACTGAAAGATTATCAGGAACGTAATTGGCAACCAATGTTGGAATTCCGATTCCTAAGTTTACATAATATCCGTCTTTTACTTCTTTTGAAATTCTTTGTGCAATTTGTTCTTTAGTTAGCATAGCATAATCTTATCCTGCCAAATTAGCCATTTTTTCAGAATTATGAAAATACTTTCTTATCCTATGATAAATTTTACTTCGCAAATTGTCGTAAATTTGTGGGCTTTTAATTTTACAAATGAAAATTCTATTAAATTATTTAAAACCATATAAATGGCTAATTATCGCATCGCTTTTGTTAGCCTCTATCAATCAGGTCTTTTCGCTATTTGCTCCTGCTATTACGGGGAATATATTGGATAAACTGGTCAATCAGCCTAATTTTTTTGACAAGGAAAAATTAATCCCAAGAACGTTGAATGAATATCTCTACGGAACCGATATTTATCATGGTGTATTTTATTTTTTGGGGCTGTTAATCGGTACTGCAATGATTAGCCGAATTGCAAAAGCTTTTCAGGACTATGTAGTGAGCGTCATTATTCAAAAATTTGGTGCGAAGATTTTCACAGATGGTTTGCAACATTCTATGAGATTACCTTTTCAGGAATTTGAAGACCAAAGAAGTGGCGAAACCCTTTCTATTTTAACGAAAGTACGTGAAGATTCTGTAAAGTTTATCAATAGTTTCATCAATATATTTTTTGGAATTCTGGTAAGTATTATTTTCGTTTCAGTGTATGCGATTCGTTTACACTGGTCGATTATGCCGGTTTATGTGGTCGGAATTATTCTTATTGCTGTTGTAACCAATTTATTGAGTAAAAGAATTAAAACCATTCAAAAAAACATCGTTACCGAAACAACAGCTTTGGCAGGAAGTACCACAGAAAGTCTTAGAAATATTGAGATTGTAAAAAGTTTGGGACTAACCAATCAGGAAGTGGAACGTTTGAATAACAATACTTACAAAATCCTGAATCTTGAACTAAGAAAAGTAAAAAGTATCCGTTCGCTAAGCTTTGTACAGGGAACTTTAGTTAATTTTTTACAGCAGGTGATTACTTTCACTTTGTTGTTATTGATTTTCAAAAACATTGTAACTCCGGGACAGTATTTATCGTTGATGTTTTACGGATTTTTCATTTTCGGACCGATGCAGGAAATTGGGAACATTATTATTTCTTACCGTGAAGCGGAAGCCTCTCTTCAAAACTTTGACCGCGTGATGAAAAAAGAAGTTGAACCCAAACCTTTAACCCCGAAAAAAATCGGTGCCATTGAAGAATTGGAATTTCAGAAAGTTTCTTTTCAACATCAAAGTGCTCATTATAAAGCCATCAATTCTATCTCTTTTAATGTGAAAAATGGTGAAACAATTGCTTTTGTAGGACCAAGTGGATCAGGAAAAAGTACATTGGTAAAATTATTAGTAGGATTGTACAGACCGCAGGAAGGCAGTATTTTTTATAATAATGTTGACGGAAAAGAGTTTGATTTTGATGAATTAAGAAATCAGATTGGTTTTGTAACGCAGGACACCCAGCTTTTTGCAGGAACAATAAGAGAAAACCTTTTGTTTGTAAACCCTTCTGCAACGGAAGAAGATTTGCAATTGGCTTTAAAAAAATCAAGCTGTACTGCTCTTTTAGAACGTGCAGAAAAAGGAATAGAAACCGTTATCGGAGAAGGTGGATTAAAATTAAGCGGTGGTGAAAAACAGAGAATTGCCATTGCAAGAGCTTTGTTGAGAAAACCTCATCTTCTTATTTTTGATGAAGCAACATCGGCTTTAGACAGTATTACCGAAGAAGAAATTACGACCACCATTAAAGAAGTTTCTAAAGAAAAAGAACAAATTACTGTTTTGATTGCGCACCGATTAAGTACGATTATGCATGCAGACCGAATTTATGTTTTGGAACGTGGGCAAGTGATCGAAACAGGTTCACATTTAAATCTTATTGAGGAAAAAGGTCTATATTATGCGATGTGGAGACAACAGATCGGGGAGCGAAAGACTTTGGTGTAAGGAAGCTGGAAGAGGCATGTTGGAAGTTTTACATGATTGAAAACACAGATTCTTCATTACGCTTCGCTTCATTCAGAATAACAATTAGTTTACAAATAACAATACCCCGAAATCAACTTTCGGGGTATTATATTTTTAGAAATGAAAAAATTAATCTTTTTTTCTAACCGTTCTTTGTTCTATTCTTTTTTCAAAATTTTCACCCTGGAAGATTCTTTGAATCATAATTCCCGGAATATGAATCTGGTTTGGATCTAATTCTCCCGGTGCAACCAATTCTTCCACTTCAGCAATGGTAATTTTTCCTGCTCCTGCCATTGGATGGTTGAAATTTCTTGCTGAACCTTTAAATATTAAGTTTCCTGCGTGATCACCTTTCCATGCTTTTACGATTGAATAATCTGCTTCGTAAGCATGCTCTAAAATATGTGGCTTTCCTTTGAAATCTTTTACTTCTTTACCTTCTGCAACCTCAGTTCCGAAACCTGCAGGAGTATAAAATGCAGGAATTCCGGCTTGAGCGGCGCGACATTTTTCTGCTAAAGTTCCTTGTGGTGTTAGTTCAACGTCTAATTCGCCTGATAACATTTGTCTTTCAAACTCAGCATTTTCACCAACATAAGATGAAATCATCTTTTTAATTTGTCTTTTATGAAGCAATAAACCCAATCCGAAATCATCAACTCCGGCGTTGTTTGAAATGCATGTCAAATCTTTTACATCACTATCTACCAAAGCGTTGATTGAATTTTCTGGAATTCCACAAAGTCCGAATCCTCCCAACATCAAAGTCATTCCATCCTGGATTCCTTCAATCGCTTCTACGGCATTTTTTACTCTTTTATCTATCATGAAATATTTGATTTTTTTCCGTTTTAAATTTAAACATTTTTATCATATCTACCGTATTCCAAATGAATTTTGAAAAGCATTAAAAAATTTTTATATTTAAACTTAGTTTAATTCATTGTTAAAAATAAAATAGCGGAAACAAGTTCCGCTATCTATCAATAAGTTGTGAATATTTTTATTCTATAATCAATTTTAAAGTAAATAATTTTCTGGTATGAACTTTTACAAAGTAAACACCTTTTGGAAGATTTTCATTTACTAAAGAAAAACGCTGATTTTGTACGTTTTCAGATTTATATAAGAGCTGACCTGTAGCAGATAGCAATTCGATTTTTTCAATCGGGTAATCACTTTTAATAAAAGTTGGCTGACCAGGTTTTGTAGGATTAGGATATATAACTACATTTTTCTCTGTCTTATTTTTAGTTTCTTCAGTTCCCAAACTTCCGGCAGTAACCTGAAACTGTACTCTGTTTGAAACTTCGGTGTAAGAATCGTTGGTAAACATCACCATATAATAATTACCTGCTGTAGTTGGTACTCCATTTACATTTCCTGTAATGGTTTTTGTACCTTGAGCTAAACCGTCAAAATAAGTATATGAAATAAATTGATCATCAGGAACTGAAACACTTTGAGGATAAATTCCTAACCAGTCTTTGATAATTCCCGGAGAGTCCGTCCATGAAGCGGTGATATTTTCACCCAATGTATATACCGGTTTATTGATCCAAAGATCTGTAACGATGTCTCCTACTTTGAAGAAAACTTTTTCTCCTACGGTTGTATAGCCATCTTCAAGAAAATACTGAGCATAATAATATCCTTTTGGAAGACCTGTAAAATTAAGAGTTCCGGAAGCTGTTGTTACATAACTCCATTTTGATGCCGGAGTTGGCCCCGGAACTTGTCCCATTTTGTAAATTCCGATCCAGTCTTTTGTTAAATTTGGTCCGTTATTAAAATTAACGACAACCGTTCCTCCAACAGGATATGCGTCAGCTGTTGTCTGAAGTACAACTTTTGGCCCTACATAAAATTCTTTTCTAGGCGCTATTTCGGTATATCCATTATTGGCAAAAAAACCTGCAAAATACTGCCCTTTAGTTGCTAAACCATTTGTAAAAGTAGCTACTCCTGAAGTTTGTCCGTTGGTATAAACAAAACCTTGAGAAGTTGTCGTGGTAGGATTTTGACCTTTTTTGTAAAGTCCTACCCAATCCTGCTGATTTCCTGGCCCATCATTATAAGTTGCTATAATCGCTTCATTCTGCAAATATTCTGTCTTATTTAAAATAAGGTTAGGATTTGAAACTACACTTCCTGTCACTTCAAACTGTTTTACATCACTCCAGTCACTCCATTCCATATTTCTGTCTCTGTAACGGGTTTTCACATAATATACTCCGTTGGTCATAGAGTTTGCTGCAAAAGTTGCTTTTGTGATATCTACTCCTACATTTAAGTTTTTAGTAACATCAGGATTTCCGTTACCTTCTTTTCCGAACCAGTTTTCGTAATCTCTGTAAAATTCTTTTTCGATAACCGAGAAATCAGCCGCTTTGCTTACCAAAAACTGAGTTGTATTTAAAAGTTCGTTTGCTGGAGAAGAAAAAACACTTCCGTTTAACGTTAAAGGTAAAGTTACAGGAGCCGAGAATGTATTTGTGATTACGGGCTTCTGCGGTTTAGGCTTATTTTTATATCGGTGGAATGAATCGATCAACACATTATCTTTTTGCGTATAAATTCCTCCAATAGAATAACTTTCGATATCTACTTTTCCGTTGGATACATCAACTTCAATGATTTGATATGTCCAATCAGTTAATGTTTTCTGTACGTCATCAAAATCCTGTTCTGTTGACATTCCCCAGTATTGATCCCAAGCCGTTCCACCAGAAATAATTTGGTAGTTTGGAGTGTTTTTTAATTGCCCTCTGTGATAAAGATGATGGTGAGCTCCTACATGCATCAAATATTTTTCAGATCCTGCTAAAAGTGGCACTGCATTGTTTCTTACCCAAGTAGAAATATCACCAACATATTGCTCTGCCTGATAAGGTCTGTGGCTTAATGAAATAATCCAGTCAACCGTAGGGTCATTATTTGCTTCGGTCAAGATTTGCTGAAGCCAAGTTTGCTGTGCAGAACCTGTATGTTCAGAACTTAAACTTACAAACAAAACATTTCCTGCTTGTTGAGCATAATAGTTTTCGTTACCTGAGCTGATGTTCTTGTATTTAATTTCATCAATATTAAAGTGTGCATAGTAAGAATTCATTCCCAAAGTACCATAGGTCTCATGATTTCCCACTGTTGTAAGAATCGGAAGATATGGTGATAGCTTTCTGTTCTTTTTAAAGTGAACATTTTCATAATGATCTAAGGTTCCCACATCAACCTGATCTCCCACCATAAAAGTCAGAGCAATATTATCTGAAGGATCAGATGTCAACCCGAATTTTTCTTTTATCTTTTTATACGCTTTATAATTTAAAGAATCATATCGCGGTTCTGCTTTGATTTGGTTGTCACCCATAATCAAGAACCTTATTTTACCATCTAAGGTTACAGGTTGTCCCGGAAGAGGAAGTGTTCTGAAGTTATACACTGCAGATTCATTGGCTCCCGTTTTTATTTTGTAGTAATACTTTGTGTTGGGTTGTAGGTTTGTAATTTTTGCGGTGTGATAATAGTAATTGTTATTATAACCTATGTCAGAAAAGATATTGGTCGTTCCTGTTACCGTAACATTAAGGTTGGTTGGAGAATTTCCATAAAGAACCGTGGTTTCATTGTCTGAACTTGTCTTCCAGTTGACAATCATAGAATTGTGAGCCGGATTTTGCAAGTAAGGAAACAAAGCTTGAGCATGCGTAAGCTGGACGACGAAAAAAAAGAAGAATAAATAATGCCTCATAATAATTTTTTTTTGAATTGATTGTTAAGTAATTGTGTAATTTTTTAATCCCGCAAATATATACCCCACATGTAAACTCAAAATGACCTTAATAATAAGCAACCATTAATTTTTTCGTAAAAAATAATCCTTAAAAAGGTATTTTCTTATTATAAAATTGTTTGGCATATTCAAAAAACATTTCATATATTTGCAGCCTGTTATTCAACCTCTGACGAAGTCCGTGTACGTTGTTTAGCTTGACAAAAAATTTTTATTATAAAAATGGATTTATTAAAGTACGTACAAGACAAGTACATTACAAAAAAAGAATTCCCTGAATTCAAAGCGGGTGATACAATCACTGTTTACTACGAAATTAAGGAAGGGCAAAAAACAAGAACTCAGTTCTTCAAAGGAACTGTTATCCAATTGAGAGGAACAGGTTCTACAAAAACTTTCACAATCAGAAAAATGTCTGGTGATGTAGGTGTAGAAAGAGTTTTCCCTATCAATATGCCAGCTTTACAAAAAATTGAAGTTGACAGAAGAGGTAAAGTTAGAAGATCTAGAATCTACTACTTCAGAGATCTTAGAGGTAAGAAAGCGAGAATTAAAGACGTTCCTTACAAAAAGAAGTAATTCAGACAACAACACATACGAAGAGAGACTGCTAAAAATTAGCAGTCTCTTTTTATTTTTTAGGAGCTATTTGACTACGTCGATTGCTTTTAGAAGCAATTCCCGCTTTCCGTTGCAATCTTTTTTTGGCAAAAAAGGATTTTCACTGCAATCGGGGCTAAGAAAAAGAAACTTGTTATAACCACCCCGTCAAAAAATCGAAGATTTTTCGCCACCCCTCCAAAGGAGGGGAATTCTCATAACCTCTTAAAGTCACATCATATCGTATTGAAGTTTATTCTCAATCTTGTAAACTTCCAACACCCCACTTCCATCATCAATTCTCTCATTTTATAAAATCATACAAAGCATTCCAAAATTTATCGTAAACTTCGATGTGAGGAAGATGTCCCACATTTTCGAGTTCTACTAATTTTGATCCGGCGATTTGTTGTTGCGTTTTCTTTCCCAATTCCTGATACTGTCCCATCGTTGGCTGAATTTCTTTGGGAGCACGATCTTTTCCAATTGCTGTTCTGTCTCTTGTTCCGATGATCAATAAGGTTGGTGTTTTTATATTTTTAAATTCATAAACGACCGGTTGATTAAAAATAATATCACTCGTCAATGCTGCATTCCAGGCAACTTGAGGATAGTCTTTATGCAACGTCCAACCTGCGATGAGATCTAGCCACGGTTGATATTCTGATTTCCACTTATTATCGTAATAGAATTTAAGCTGATAATTTTTATACGTTTCTGCCGTATTTTTTAATTCAGATTGATATGCTTCGTCAACGGTTTGATATTTTGCTAAAACTTTATAATCTTCTAATCCGATTGGGTTTTCAAGGATCAATT is drawn from Chryseobacterium muglaense and contains these coding sequences:
- a CDS encoding CoA transferase subunit B — translated: MLTKEQIAQRISKEVKDGYYVNLGIGIPTLVANYVPDNLSVEFQSENGVLGMGPFPFEGQEDADIINAGKQTITILDGGSFFDSAFSFGMIRSQKVDLTILGAMEVSENGDIANWKIPGKMVKGMGGAMDLVASAENIIVAMMHVNKAGESKILKKCSLPLTGINCVKKVVTELAVLDVTPNGFKLVERAPGVSVEHIIKSTEADLIIEGEIPEMQF
- a CDS encoding ABC transporter ATP-binding protein, translated to MKILLNYLKPYKWLIIASLLLASINQVFSLFAPAITGNILDKLVNQPNFFDKEKLIPRTLNEYLYGTDIYHGVFYFLGLLIGTAMISRIAKAFQDYVVSVIIQKFGAKIFTDGLQHSMRLPFQEFEDQRSGETLSILTKVREDSVKFINSFINIFFGILVSIIFVSVYAIRLHWSIMPVYVVGIILIAVVTNLLSKRIKTIQKNIVTETTALAGSTTESLRNIEIVKSLGLTNQEVERLNNNTYKILNLELRKVKSIRSLSFVQGTLVNFLQQVITFTLLLLIFKNIVTPGQYLSLMFYGFFIFGPMQEIGNIIISYREAEASLQNFDRVMKKEVEPKPLTPKKIGAIEELEFQKVSFQHQSAHYKAINSISFNVKNGETIAFVGPSGSGKSTLVKLLVGLYRPQEGSIFYNNVDGKEFDFDELRNQIGFVTQDTQLFAGTIRENLLFVNPSATEEDLQLALKKSSCTALLERAEKGIETVIGEGGLKLSGGEKQRIAIARALLRKPHLLIFDEATSALDSITEEEITTTIKEVSKEKEQITVLIAHRLSTIMHADRIYVLERGQVIETGSHLNLIEEKGLYYAMWRQQIGERKTLV
- a CDS encoding CoA transferase subunit A; translated protein: MIDKRVKNAVEAIEGIQDGMTLMLGGFGLCGIPENSINALVDSDVKDLTCISNNAGVDDFGLGLLLHKRQIKKMISSYVGENAEFERQMLSGELDVELTPQGTLAEKCRAAQAGIPAFYTPAGFGTEVAEGKEVKDFKGKPHILEHAYEADYSIVKAWKGDHAGNLIFKGSARNFNHPMAGAGKITIAEVEELVAPGELDPNQIHIPGIMIQRIFQGENFEKRIEQRTVRKKD
- a CDS encoding alpha/beta fold hydrolase is translated as MKYFKNAVVVMLFSLASVSVFSQIKPLDAMLSDYQYPFEVHFKDLKSQNQTLKMAYMDVKPKKSNGKTIMLLHGKNFNGAYWEKTAKDLSDKGFRVIIPDQIGFGKSSKPQNYQFSFAQLASNTKAILDDLKIDKIIVLGHSMGGMVATRFALMYPETVEKLILENPIGLEDYKVLAKYQTVDEAYQSELKNTAETYKNYQLKFYYDNKWKSEYQPWLDLIAGWTLHKDYPQVAWNAALTSDIIFNQPVVYEFKNIKTPTLLIIGTRDRTAIGKDRAPKEIQPTMGQYQELGKKTQQQIAGSKLVELENVGHLPHIEVYDKFWNALYDFIK
- the rplS gene encoding 50S ribosomal protein L19: MDLLKYVQDKYITKKEFPEFKAGDTITVYYEIKEGQKTRTQFFKGTVIQLRGTGSTKTFTIRKMSGDVGVERVFPINMPALQKIEVDRRGKVRRSRIYYFRDLRGKKARIKDVPYKKK
- a CDS encoding fibronectin type III domain-containing protein — encoded protein: MRHYLFFFFFVVQLTHAQALFPYLQNPAHNSMIVNWKTSSDNETTVLYGNSPTNLNVTVTGTTNIFSDIGYNNNYYYHTAKITNLQPNTKYYYKIKTGANESAVYNFRTLPLPGQPVTLDGKIRFLIMGDNQIKAEPRYDSLNYKAYKKIKEKFGLTSDPSDNIALTFMVGDQVDVGTLDHYENVHFKKNRKLSPYLPILTTVGNHETYGTLGMNSYYAHFNIDEIKYKNISSGNENYYAQQAGNVLFVSLSSEHTGSAQQTWLQQILTEANNDPTVDWIISLSHRPYQAEQYVGDISTWVRNNAVPLLAGSEKYLMHVGAHHHLYHRGQLKNTPNYQIISGGTAWDQYWGMSTEQDFDDVQKTLTDWTYQIIEVDVSNGKVDIESYSIGGIYTQKDNVLIDSFHRYKNKPKPQKPVITNTFSAPVTLPLTLNGSVFSSPANELLNTTQFLVSKAADFSVIEKEFYRDYENWFGKEGNGNPDVTKNLNVGVDITKATFAANSMTNGVYYVKTRYRDRNMEWSDWSDVKQFEVTGSVVSNPNLILNKTEYLQNEAIIATYNDGPGNQQDWVGLYKKGQNPTTTTSQGFVYTNGQTSGVATFTNGLATKGQYFAGFFANNGYTEIAPRKEFYVGPKVVLQTTADAYPVGGTVVVNFNNGPNLTKDWIGIYKMGQVPGPTPASKWSYVTTASGTLNFTGLPKGYYYAQYFLEDGYTTVGEKVFFKVGDIVTDLWINKPVYTLGENITASWTDSPGIIKDWLGIYPQSVSVPDDQFISYTYFDGLAQGTKTITGNVNGVPTTAGNYYMVMFTNDSYTEVSNRVQFQVTAGSLGTEETKNKTEKNVVIYPNPTKPGQPTFIKSDYPIEKIELLSATGQLLYKSENVQNQRFSLVNENLPKGVYFVKVHTRKLFTLKLIIE